A single region of the Rhizobium grahamii genome encodes:
- a CDS encoding alpha/beta fold hydrolase yields the protein MSQNPIEIMFSRRQTLLAGATISAAMAVPSLALSKTSSAKKEGLPPMTQNFVQTKDGVQIYYKDWGPKDAQPIMFHHGWPLSSDDWDAQMLFFVQNGYRVVAHDRRGHGRSSQVSDGHDMDHYAADAAAVVEHLNLKNAVHIGHSTGGGEVARYVAKFGQPQGRVAKAVLVSAVPPLMLKTASNPGGLPIEVFDGFRKALADNRAQFFLDVPTGPFYGFNRPDAKVYPGVIQNWWRQGMIGSAKAHYDGIKAFSETDQTDDLKAITVPTLVMHGDDDQIVPIADSAELSIKLLKNGTLKIYKGYPHGMLTTHADVINPDLLAFVKA from the coding sequence ATGTCTCAGAACCCCATCGAAATCATGTTCTCCCGCAGGCAGACACTGCTGGCCGGAGCGACGATTTCGGCAGCCATGGCAGTGCCATCGCTTGCTCTTTCCAAAACGTCTTCCGCAAAGAAAGAAGGACTACCGCCAATGACCCAGAATTTCGTTCAGACCAAAGACGGCGTACAGATCTACTACAAGGATTGGGGTCCGAAGGATGCCCAGCCCATCATGTTCCACCACGGCTGGCCGCTCTCTTCCGACGACTGGGATGCCCAGATGCTGTTCTTCGTTCAGAACGGCTACCGCGTCGTCGCTCATGACCGCCGCGGTCATGGTCGTTCGTCGCAGGTGTCCGATGGTCACGATATGGACCATTATGCAGCCGATGCCGCTGCCGTCGTCGAACATCTGAACCTCAAGAACGCTGTCCACATTGGCCATTCCACGGGTGGCGGCGAAGTTGCCCGCTACGTTGCGAAATTTGGCCAGCCCCAGGGCCGCGTCGCCAAGGCTGTGCTCGTCAGCGCCGTTCCGCCGCTGATGCTCAAGACCGCATCCAACCCGGGCGGCTTGCCGATCGAGGTGTTCGACGGCTTCCGCAAGGCGCTCGCCGACAACCGCGCACAGTTCTTCCTCGACGTCCCGACCGGTCCCTTCTACGGCTTCAACCGGCCTGATGCAAAGGTCTATCCGGGTGTCATCCAAAACTGGTGGCGCCAGGGTATGATCGGTTCCGCCAAGGCTCACTACGACGGTATCAAGGCGTTCTCTGAAACCGATCAGACGGACGATCTGAAGGCGATCACGGTGCCGACGCTTGTCATGCACGGCGACGATGACCAGATCGTGCCGATCGCCGATTCCGCCGAGCTCTCCATCAAGCTGCTGAAGAACGGCACGCTGAAGATCTACAAGGGTTACCCGCACGGCATGCTGACGACGCATGCTGACGTCATCAATCCCGATCTTCTGGCATTCGTGAAGGCCTGA
- a CDS encoding glyoxalase: MQRRAIILAAVLAFSAGHASAAAQIGVAPQYDTTHVYVAPDKVDAFARSFLATFGGASTKQVVATVTPTPSSTSSQLLQTPVGTVSLFGFKTPVPAPFGAERTGYLVNDLDLAVAAAKKAGANVVVSPFPDPIGRDAVIQWPGGVNMQLYWHTAKPNYPVFESVPENRVYVSPDAVSTFVRDFLRFSGGKVVSDEKRAAGVEIGRPADSYRRVRIESVFGKMTVLVTDGHLPFPYGHETTGYEVKDLPMALDKAVQTGATVLVPTYVSDGRRAAIVEFPGGYVAEIHARAEP, translated from the coding sequence ATGCAACGTAGAGCTATCATCCTCGCCGCCGTGCTTGCCTTTTCGGCCGGGCACGCGTCCGCCGCGGCGCAAATCGGTGTGGCCCCGCAATACGACACGACGCACGTCTATGTCGCGCCCGACAAGGTCGATGCTTTCGCCCGCAGCTTTCTCGCGACCTTCGGCGGCGCCAGCACGAAACAGGTGGTCGCAACCGTAACGCCGACGCCGAGCAGCACGAGTTCGCAGCTGCTTCAGACGCCGGTTGGTACCGTCTCGCTTTTCGGGTTCAAGACGCCGGTCCCCGCACCCTTTGGCGCGGAGCGGACCGGTTATCTGGTCAACGATCTCGATCTGGCCGTTGCGGCGGCGAAGAAGGCGGGAGCGAATGTCGTCGTTTCGCCGTTCCCTGATCCGATCGGACGCGATGCCGTTATTCAGTGGCCAGGCGGCGTCAACATGCAGCTCTACTGGCATACCGCCAAGCCGAACTATCCAGTCTTCGAAAGCGTGCCGGAGAACCGGGTTTACGTTTCGCCGGATGCCGTATCGACTTTTGTACGTGATTTTCTTCGCTTCTCGGGTGGCAAGGTCGTGTCTGACGAGAAAAGGGCGGCCGGCGTCGAGATCGGTCGTCCCGCCGATAGCTACCGCCGCGTCAGGATCGAATCCGTTTTCGGCAAGATGACCGTGCTTGTCACCGATGGTCACCTCCCTTTCCCTTATGGTCATGAAACGACCGGCTACGAGGTGAAGGACCTTCCGATGGCTCTCGACAAGGCGGTTCAGACTGGCGCGACCGTTTTGGTGCCCACCTATGTTTCCGATGGTCGCCGTGCCGCGATCGTTGAATTTCCCGGCGGCTATGTCGCCGAAATCCATGCGCGCGCCGAGCCCTGA
- the treZ gene encoding malto-oligosyltrehalose trehalohydrolase gives MFSFGPQFTDHGVRFRLWAPLQRKVAITIDDSPATMMASEDGGWFTHLAERARHGTRYRFVLEDGQQVPDPASRYQPDDVHGPSEVVDGSRYVFTQHEWRGRPWNETVIYELHVGAFTEEGTLVAAVDRLDYLKDLGITAIQLMPINDFPGRRGWGYDGVLPYAPDSSYGRPEDLKGFIDAAHSRRMSVFLDVVYNHFGPQGNYLPSYAPLFNRDHKTPWGAAINYDGVNSEMVRRFVVENALYWLQEFRADGLRLDAVHAIKDDSDEHLLATIARAVKQATLGRHCHLIVENEDNSAALLERDAEGHPRLYTAQWNDDIHHVLHKAATGEAFGYYADYSCAPSAVARAVAQGFVFQGEEMPYRGEPRGEPSGNLPPTSFIAFIQNHDQVGNRAFGDRIHKIAPQSALLAIAGIYLLSPQIPMIFMGEEWKSKSDFPYFCDFDEELNAAVRKGRREELHRLPGFDEENADKLPDPTALSTFLKAKLDWQAASRGLHREHLELYRHLIALRRDHIIPRLSGVSSGGSFARSTEFIDIDWELDDGTRLCLVANLSAKTIPVKPPQFDRVIWRTHQPNDTMPPWYVCWAFRS, from the coding sequence ATGTTCAGTTTCGGTCCTCAGTTCACGGATCACGGTGTTCGCTTTCGCTTGTGGGCGCCGCTGCAAAGGAAGGTGGCCATCACGATCGATGATAGCCCCGCAACGATGATGGCCAGTGAAGACGGCGGTTGGTTTACGCATCTCGCGGAGCGCGCCCGGCATGGCACTCGCTATCGTTTCGTCTTGGAGGATGGTCAGCAGGTCCCGGATCCTGCATCACGCTATCAACCCGACGATGTCCATGGCCCGAGCGAAGTCGTCGATGGCAGCCGCTATGTTTTCACGCAGCATGAATGGCGCGGACGCCCGTGGAATGAAACGGTCATCTATGAACTGCATGTCGGCGCCTTTACCGAAGAAGGCACGCTGGTAGCCGCGGTTGACCGTCTCGATTACCTGAAAGATCTGGGGATCACCGCGATTCAGCTCATGCCGATCAATGATTTTCCGGGCCGGCGCGGGTGGGGGTATGACGGTGTCCTGCCTTACGCGCCCGACAGCAGCTATGGGCGCCCGGAGGACCTCAAGGGTTTCATCGATGCTGCCCACAGCCGGCGAATGTCGGTGTTCCTCGATGTCGTCTACAATCATTTTGGTCCGCAAGGAAATTATCTGCCTTCCTATGCGCCGCTCTTCAATCGTGATCACAAGACGCCATGGGGCGCTGCCATCAACTATGATGGCGTAAACTCCGAGATGGTCCGCAGGTTCGTCGTCGAGAACGCGCTTTACTGGTTGCAGGAATTTCGCGCCGACGGGCTCCGGCTGGATGCGGTGCACGCCATCAAGGACGACAGCGATGAGCATCTGCTCGCGACGATCGCGCGGGCGGTCAAGCAGGCAACGCTTGGCCGTCATTGCCATCTGATCGTCGAGAACGAGGACAACAGCGCCGCGCTCCTCGAAAGAGATGCGGAGGGCCACCCGCGTCTCTATACCGCTCAGTGGAATGACGACATTCACCACGTGTTGCACAAAGCGGCGACAGGCGAGGCGTTTGGCTACTACGCCGATTATTCGTGCGCTCCGAGCGCGGTCGCGCGCGCCGTCGCGCAAGGGTTCGTCTTCCAGGGTGAGGAGATGCCCTACAGAGGAGAGCCGCGCGGCGAGCCGAGCGGCAACTTGCCGCCAACGTCGTTCATTGCCTTCATTCAGAACCACGATCAGGTTGGCAACCGCGCCTTTGGCGACCGCATTCACAAGATCGCTCCGCAGTCTGCCCTGCTGGCCATCGCCGGTATCTACCTTCTTTCGCCACAGATCCCTATGATCTTCATGGGCGAGGAGTGGAAGAGCAAATCCGATTTCCCTTATTTCTGCGACTTCGACGAGGAGCTGAACGCGGCCGTGCGCAAGGGAAGGCGGGAGGAACTGCACCGGCTTCCGGGCTTTGACGAGGAGAATGCCGACAAGCTTCCGGATCCGACGGCTCTCTCGACTTTTCTCAAGGCGAAGCTCGATTGGCAAGCAGCCAGTCGTGGACTTCACCGCGAGCATCTCGAACTATACCGTCATCTGATAGCGTTGCGTCGGGATCATATTATCCCCCGGCTTTCCGGAGTCTCATCAGGCGGAAGTTTCGCCCGCTCGACCGAGTTCATCGACATCGATTGGGAGCTCGACGATGGGACGCGGTTGTGCCTCGTTGCCAATCTTTCCGCAAAGACCATCCCCGTAAAACCACCGCAATTCGACAGGGTGATCTGGCGGACTCACCAGCCTAATGACACCATGCCGCCATGGTATGTGTGCTGGGCATTCAGGAGCTAG
- a CDS encoding lysylphosphatidylglycerol synthase domain-containing protein produces the protein MSAKKLLINAVLLLGLALAAYLLYRVFSRYSFAEITASVEGLPASRLSAGFAFAAMSYLCLTVFDWMGLRYAGRPLSYPKAALASFTGLSIGHSLGFAALSSGAVRYRYYSRWGLSGEEVARVIVFCGATVGIGLASLCGIVFVSNSHAAAALIGLPAAGVVALGVGCLAAIGGYLLLTLVIRAPLSVWRWRFKMPSFRLAVGQIVVGTLNFMAVAACLQQLLGPDAHFMETATAFVLANVAVLLTHVPGGLGVLEATVTALIPSASIGALVAFRVIYFLIPLLFGLVSFALGEIFLRARQNSTADQTAHERREAQPQSL, from the coding sequence ATGTCGGCGAAGAAGTTGCTTATAAACGCGGTGCTATTGTTGGGTCTGGCTTTGGCCGCTTACCTTCTCTACCGCGTTTTCAGCCGATACTCCTTTGCCGAGATCACGGCTTCAGTCGAAGGATTGCCCGCATCGCGCCTGTCTGCCGGTTTTGCCTTCGCGGCAATGTCCTATCTCTGTCTGACGGTTTTTGACTGGATGGGACTGCGCTATGCCGGCCGGCCCTTGAGTTATCCGAAAGCCGCGCTTGCCTCCTTTACCGGCCTTTCGATCGGCCACAGTCTCGGTTTTGCTGCACTGAGCAGCGGCGCCGTGCGCTATCGCTACTATTCGCGCTGGGGGCTCAGCGGTGAAGAGGTTGCACGCGTTATCGTCTTCTGCGGCGCAACAGTCGGGATCGGTCTCGCGTCACTCTGCGGAATTGTCTTCGTCTCCAATTCACATGCCGCCGCGGCGCTCATCGGGTTGCCAGCGGCCGGCGTGGTTGCGCTTGGCGTTGGTTGTCTGGCAGCGATCGGAGGCTATCTGCTGTTGACGCTTGTTATCCGCGCGCCCCTTTCGGTATGGCGCTGGCGCTTCAAGATGCCGTCGTTCCGGCTTGCGGTCGGCCAGATTGTCGTCGGCACGCTCAATTTCATGGCAGTCGCAGCCTGCCTGCAGCAACTCCTTGGCCCTGATGCGCATTTCATGGAGACCGCGACAGCATTCGTGCTGGCGAATGTCGCGGTCCTGCTGACCCATGTTCCCGGAGGGCTTGGCGTTCTCGAGGCGACGGTGACGGCCCTGATCCCAAGCGCGTCCATTGGCGCACTCGTTGCCTTCCGCGTAATCTACTTCTTGATCCCCCTGCTGTTCGGCCTGGTCTCATTCGCTCTTGGCGAGATTTTCCTGCGTGCGCGGCAAAACTCCACCGCCGACCAAACCGCGCATGAGCGACGCGAGGCGCAACCGCAATCGCTTTAG
- a CDS encoding hydroxyacid dehydrogenase, whose amino-acid sequence MSRGIILVDPLPRTLDLIMAPDVRERLERLGDVVISEERHMPAEQVEELLPETVLIFGQTDMPKERLAKAANLKAIINVESNFLPNIDYQTCVERGIWVITPAAAFASPVAEAALGMALDLARGITKADREFRTGVEEYGLAGNRDTFRFAGASVGIIGFGDLGRQLRELIRPFRNTVRVFDPWLPTEIIRSADCIPATLDELLSESQVVFVFASVTTENEGFLGAREFQLMKPGSAFLLMSRAAVVDFPAMLKAAETGHIRVATDVFPVEPVTADDPVRAMPDVLLSAHRTGGTRDAFFALGSMAVADAELIMRGLPPQLCRRADPATASRLRSKPVSVS is encoded by the coding sequence ATGAGCCGCGGTATTATTCTGGTCGACCCGCTGCCACGCACACTCGACCTGATCATGGCGCCCGACGTCCGCGAAAGGTTGGAACGGCTGGGAGACGTCGTGATCAGCGAGGAACGCCATATGCCGGCCGAGCAGGTCGAAGAACTCCTGCCCGAGACGGTTCTGATTTTCGGACAGACGGACATGCCGAAGGAGCGTCTTGCCAAGGCGGCAAATCTCAAGGCGATCATCAACGTCGAGTCCAACTTCCTCCCCAATATCGATTATCAAACCTGCGTCGAGCGCGGGATCTGGGTTATCACGCCGGCCGCCGCCTTCGCATCGCCGGTCGCCGAGGCGGCTCTCGGCATGGCACTGGATCTCGCCCGCGGTATCACCAAGGCAGACAGGGAATTCCGCACCGGCGTCGAAGAATATGGTCTGGCTGGCAACCGGGACACGTTTCGGTTTGCGGGTGCGAGCGTCGGGATCATCGGCTTTGGTGATCTCGGTCGGCAGCTGCGTGAACTCATTCGCCCGTTCCGCAACACAGTTCGCGTCTTCGATCCGTGGCTTCCGACAGAGATCATCAGATCGGCCGATTGCATTCCGGCGACGCTTGACGAGCTTCTGTCGGAGAGCCAGGTGGTCTTCGTTTTTGCGAGCGTGACCACGGAGAACGAAGGTTTCCTGGGGGCTCGCGAGTTCCAGCTGATGAAGCCCGGATCTGCCTTTCTGCTCATGAGCCGCGCTGCGGTCGTCGATTTCCCCGCGATGCTCAAGGCGGCCGAAACGGGACATATCCGCGTAGCGACCGATGTCTTTCCGGTCGAGCCGGTAACGGCCGACGACCCCGTCCGGGCGATGCCTGATGTCCTCCTGTCGGCGCACCGCACGGGGGGCACGCGCGATGCCTTCTTTGCTCTCGGATCGATGGCGGTTGCCGATGCTGAACTGATCATGCGCGGACTGCCGCCGCAGCTTTGCAGGCGTGCGGATCCGGCCACCGCAAGCCGGTTGAGATCGAAGCCGGTGTCGGTGTCCTAG
- a CDS encoding DNA topoisomerase IB, protein MSTDRYQFRETQPENGLTEVVYSPQIEEGISRKAGKRGFLYYGPDGKRIRDRSEIERLNALAIPPAYTDVCINANPLAHLQATGIDARGRKQYRYHPDWLAERERAKFERLVEFGDRLPAIRERVDTDLTAKGLSMNKAVATVVWMLDKLYIRVGNLHYAEANGSFGLTTLRRRHIRIDGFTVLFRFKGKSGKEWNLAHADRRIAGVIRRLQDLPGQHLFKYLGPDGEYRQILSQDVNAYIREAAGEDFSSKQFRTWGATCMAAAALAPVAVGNSKRQITSQINAAIDAVAAKLVNTRAVCRSSYIHPAVFDDFRAGRLAELVSMRPSRSKRLTTWMNDEEIRTLRWLKTRLPA, encoded by the coding sequence ATGTCGACGGACCGTTACCAGTTCAGAGAAACCCAGCCCGAAAACGGATTAACCGAGGTCGTCTACAGCCCCCAGATCGAAGAAGGAATTAGCCGAAAGGCCGGAAAGCGGGGTTTTCTCTACTACGGACCCGACGGAAAGCGGATCCGCGACCGATCAGAAATCGAGCGCCTGAATGCGCTTGCGATCCCTCCCGCCTATACCGACGTCTGCATCAACGCCAATCCTCTGGCGCATCTGCAGGCGACCGGCATCGATGCGCGCGGGCGTAAACAGTACCGATATCATCCCGACTGGCTCGCCGAACGCGAGCGCGCCAAGTTCGAGCGCCTTGTCGAGTTCGGGGATCGGCTACCGGCAATCCGGGAACGCGTCGATACCGACCTGACGGCGAAAGGTTTGTCGATGAACAAGGCCGTTGCAACGGTCGTCTGGATGCTCGACAAACTCTACATTCGCGTGGGAAATCTGCACTACGCTGAAGCCAATGGCTCGTTTGGCCTGACCACTCTGCGACGCCGGCACATCAGGATTGACGGTTTCACTGTCCTCTTCCGCTTCAAGGGAAAGTCCGGAAAGGAGTGGAATCTCGCCCACGCCGATCGCCGCATCGCCGGCGTCATCCGAAGGCTGCAGGACCTGCCGGGGCAGCATCTGTTCAAGTATCTTGGGCCCGATGGGGAATACCGGCAAATCCTGTCGCAGGACGTCAACGCCTATATCCGTGAAGCTGCTGGAGAAGACTTCAGCTCGAAGCAGTTCAGAACTTGGGGAGCAACTTGCATGGCGGCGGCGGCTCTCGCTCCTGTGGCTGTTGGAAACTCCAAGCGGCAGATAACCTCGCAGATCAACGCGGCAATCGATGCCGTCGCAGCCAAGCTCGTCAATACTCGAGCTGTCTGCCGATCCTCCTACATTCACCCGGCGGTATTCGACGATTTCCGTGCCGGTCGGCTGGCAGAACTCGTCAGCATGCGGCCGTCCAGAAGCAAGAGGCTCACCACCTGGATGAATGATGAGGAAATCCGGACTTTGCGATGGTTGAAGACCAGGCTCCCTGCCTGA
- a CDS encoding DUF2934 domain-containing protein → MNAAIAGKFFHYLSRLPASHQCVTPNARRSLSFPSLPEIEGQSRCHRPRRRLLFPEKSTTLTVRLHTNNGTRTMSEHEEKIRQRAYEIWEREGRPNGEDMKHWLKAFEEIAAEGAPPKKSRRSQGATEAKTAKPAAAKPRDDKDKKTAKAAIASDKSTKSRRASTAKPIVH, encoded by the coding sequence GTGAATGCGGCGATCGCCGGAAAATTCTTTCATTATCTATCTCGTCTTCCCGCGAGCCATCAATGCGTTACCCCTAACGCGCGAAGAAGCCTCTCGTTCCCTTCACTTCCTGAAATAGAAGGGCAAAGCCGATGTCATCGCCCGCGCCGCCGCCTCTTGTTTCCTGAAAAATCGACCACACTTACTGTTCGTCTCCACACCAACAACGGCACGAGAACCATGAGCGAACACGAAGAGAAAATTCGTCAGCGGGCTTATGAAATATGGGAGCGGGAAGGCCGTCCCAACGGCGAAGACATGAAACACTGGCTGAAGGCCTTCGAAGAAATCGCAGCCGAAGGCGCGCCGCCCAAGAAATCCCGGCGTAGCCAAGGCGCTACGGAAGCCAAGACAGCGAAGCCTGCAGCTGCCAAGCCGCGTGACGACAAGGATAAGAAGACGGCAAAGGCAGCCATTGCCTCCGATAAATCGACCAAGTCACGCCGTGCTTCGACCGCAAAGCCGATCGTACACTGA
- a CDS encoding phospholipase D-like domain-containing protein, whose amino-acid sequence MKEFSGDRRIHEAPNDHGFQERAIEYEIDPPSIIRPGYNSWKTGTVSKASFLIDGAPYFRALDHALRLARQTIWIVGWDFNPDIRLRPRESSETLGELLLTLTEDNPDLRVRILVWGMGPVYSGKSLRLFNHPQFSDHRQISMHFDLRHPLRGCHHQKLVAIDDNLAFLGGIDLTARRWDEPDHAPRNTFRRSPDGTPYGPVHDIQLLVSGEAAAFVADVARRRWKRATGQQVPATENTDTSWPAMVPPHISDARVGIALTEPGLIGRRGRHEGIRLTRAAIQSAKRSIYIETQYLASFGVARSIAQRLLEPDGPEIVVLVTKSSHGFIEKLTMGSNRDRVIRRLKRLDRHDRLRVMYAVAPDGNGGSREIVVHSKLVIIDDQFIRIGSSNLNNRSEGLDTECDLAIEASCTAHRDAIAAVRYQLMAEHLDTTPQAVQQAQASAGSMIKAIDSLNRSLRGLRPFSVDLANGETTPVIGTTIVDPHRPYHPLKRLRLRLASLMRGLVGGGVLPRTQENLAKSE is encoded by the coding sequence ATGAAAGAATTTTCCGGCGATCGCCGCATTCACGAAGCACCCAATGACCACGGGTTTCAGGAAAGAGCGATCGAGTACGAAATCGATCCTCCTTCGATCATCCGACCAGGCTATAACAGCTGGAAGACCGGAACGGTTTCCAAGGCATCATTTCTGATAGACGGCGCGCCCTATTTCAGAGCGCTGGATCATGCTTTGCGGCTCGCCCGGCAAACGATCTGGATCGTCGGATGGGATTTCAACCCTGATATCAGGCTCAGACCACGCGAAAGCTCCGAAACGCTCGGTGAGTTGCTGCTGACTTTGACGGAAGACAACCCTGATCTCCGCGTCCGGATTTTGGTTTGGGGCATGGGACCGGTTTACTCCGGCAAGTCACTGAGGCTCTTCAACCACCCGCAGTTTTCCGATCACCGGCAGATCAGCATGCATTTTGATCTTCGCCATCCGCTCCGCGGCTGCCATCATCAAAAGCTGGTGGCGATCGACGACAACTTGGCATTCCTTGGCGGCATCGACCTGACCGCGCGACGCTGGGACGAGCCGGACCACGCCCCGCGCAACACCTTTAGGCGATCCCCCGACGGCACCCCTTATGGTCCGGTACACGACATTCAGCTGCTCGTTTCAGGCGAGGCCGCCGCGTTTGTTGCCGATGTCGCGAGACGTCGGTGGAAAAGGGCAACCGGCCAACAAGTGCCGGCGACCGAAAACACAGATACGTCTTGGCCGGCGATGGTGCCGCCCCATATATCCGACGCTCGAGTGGGTATCGCGCTTACGGAGCCGGGTCTGATCGGACGCCGTGGCCGCCATGAAGGCATCCGCCTGACGCGCGCAGCCATCCAGTCTGCAAAACGCAGCATATATATCGAAACACAGTATCTGGCATCGTTCGGTGTTGCGCGCTCGATCGCGCAGCGCTTGCTGGAACCCGATGGCCCGGAAATCGTCGTTCTGGTGACGAAAAGCTCGCACGGTTTTATCGAGAAGCTCACGATGGGAAGCAACCGCGACCGCGTGATCCGGCGATTGAAACGCCTCGATCGTCACGACCGTCTGCGTGTCATGTATGCGGTGGCTCCAGACGGCAACGGCGGATCCCGGGAAATCGTCGTCCATTCGAAGCTTGTCATCATCGACGACCAGTTCATCAGAATAGGCTCCTCCAATCTGAACAATCGTTCCGAGGGGCTCGATACCGAGTGTGATCTGGCAATCGAGGCGTCCTGCACGGCCCATCGCGACGCGATTGCAGCTGTTCGCTATCAGCTTATGGCGGAACACCTCGACACCACGCCGCAAGCCGTGCAGCAGGCGCAGGCTTCAGCAGGCTCGATGATCAAGGCGATTGACAGCCTCAACCGTTCGCTGCGTGGGCTGCGCCCCTTCTCGGTCGATCTCGCCAATGGAGAGACAACCCCTGTGATCGGAACGACCATCGTCGACCCGCATCGCCCCTACCATCCCCTAAAGCGATTGCGGTTGCGCCTCGCGTCGCTCATGCGCGGTTTGGTCGGCGGTGGAGTTTTGCCGCGCACGCAGGAAAATCTCGCCAAGAGCGAATGA
- a CDS encoding endonuclease/exonuclease/phosphatase family protein has product MENELRVLTYNVHSCVGTDRRLDLSRIAEVIANTGAHIVALQELDVGRLRTGGVDQARQIASELRMDAHFHPALTVAEERYGDAILSALPMRLLKAGPLPSVGETRGALLVEIEVSGQKMIVLNTHLGLRAGERVTQVATLLGDDWLGNTDLAESPVIVCGDFNAVPSSTAYKMLARRFIDARSVPGTRQRATYPSRMPFLRIDHVFVSEGIKVRTVNVANGARERRASDHLPLLVTLEAVG; this is encoded by the coding sequence ATGGAAAACGAGCTCCGCGTTCTGACCTACAATGTGCACAGCTGCGTGGGGACTGACCGCAGACTGGACCTGTCTCGCATCGCGGAGGTCATCGCCAACACAGGTGCGCACATCGTGGCGCTTCAGGAACTGGATGTCGGTCGTCTCCGCACGGGCGGTGTCGATCAGGCCCGCCAGATCGCCAGCGAACTGCGAATGGACGCCCATTTTCACCCCGCATTGACGGTAGCGGAGGAGCGGTATGGCGACGCCATTCTCTCGGCTTTGCCGATGCGCCTTCTGAAGGCTGGCCCCCTGCCCTCGGTCGGAGAAACCCGGGGCGCGCTGCTGGTCGAAATAGAGGTCTCGGGACAGAAAATGATCGTCCTCAACACCCATCTTGGGCTGCGCGCCGGCGAGCGTGTTACGCAGGTCGCGACACTCCTTGGCGATGATTGGCTCGGCAACACCGATCTCGCAGAGAGCCCCGTCATTGTCTGCGGCGATTTCAACGCCGTGCCGTCGTCAACGGCATACAAGATGCTGGCGCGACGTTTCATCGACGCCAGATCCGTCCCCGGCACAAGACAACGCGCCACCTATCCATCGCGGATGCCGTTTTTGCGCATCGACCACGTCTTTGTGTCTGAAGGCATCAAGGTGCGAACCGTGAACGTCGCGAACGGTGCCAGGGAGCGGCGCGCATCGGACCATCTGCCGCTTCTGGTCACTTTGGAAGCAGTAGGATGA
- a CDS encoding Dps family protein has translation MDTRPAIKPRKAAFATPTDLGADATRDIAAALTALLADVFALYLKTKNFHWHASGRHFRDYHLLLDEQGAQIFAMTDDIAERARKIGGTTLRSIGHIARQQRILDNDADFVTPDDMLAELRDDNKQLVSILRQLHELTSSYGDHATTSVLETWIDETERRLWFLFETTRRDL, from the coding sequence ATGGATACTCGCCCGGCAATCAAACCGCGCAAAGCTGCATTCGCAACCCCGACGGATCTTGGCGCGGACGCGACCCGCGATATTGCCGCGGCCCTGACCGCATTGCTGGCGGACGTGTTTGCACTTTATCTCAAGACCAAGAACTTTCACTGGCATGCTTCCGGTCGGCATTTTCGCGATTACCATCTGCTGCTCGACGAACAGGGCGCGCAGATCTTTGCTATGACCGACGACATCGCAGAGCGAGCCCGCAAGATCGGCGGCACGACGCTGCGCTCGATCGGCCACATCGCCCGCCAGCAGCGCATCCTCGACAACGACGCCGATTTCGTCACGCCGGATGACATGCTGGCCGAACTGCGGGACGACAACAAGCAGCTTGTTTCCATTCTGCGCCAGCTGCACGAATTGACATCGTCCTATGGCGATCATGCCACCACCAGCGTGCTCGAGACCTGGATCGACGAAACCGAACGACGCCTCTGGTTCCTTTTCGAAACCACACGGCGAGATCTTTGA